One window of the Bradyrhizobium sp. NP1 genome contains the following:
- a CDS encoding adenylate/guanylate cyclase domain-containing protein: MDVGTWLRGLGLGQYETAFRDSDIDAGVLTELTDQHLRDLGISLGHRLKILRAIRELAAAEPKPQDAADRRQLTVMFCDLVDSTALTAGLDPEDVSDLIRAFRGAVVASVTRYDGHIARWMGDGATVYFGYPRAHEDDAERAARASLALLEAVARLRHDRGIALEVRVGISTGLVIVGELIGEGEARERGVIGETPNLAARLQALAEPGSVLISESTRRLLGKSFELKAHGLQQLKGFKAPVPAWSVVREMENVSRFEASRSGTMTPFVGREQEIALLMDCWREATKGNGQVALLSGEAGIGKSRILAAVRERIGDERHLTLRYQCSAHHINDAFFPVIGQIWRAAGFVSGEPADARLQKLETMIASVGLESSEIAPYLALPLSIPTEGRYPPLEMAPAEVKERTIAAMIALVDELAKAVPLLMLVEDVHWIDPTSLDLVGRMVEKAQHLPLLVVMTFRPEFTPPWVGRGHVAMLSLNRFSRGEAVTMIDRITSGRMLPAEVLDQILAKTDGVPLFMEELTKSVVESGLLREDKGAYVLAAALTPLAIPSTLHDSLTARLDRLSPIREIAQIAAAIGREFSRSLLEAVSPIRGQLLDDALRQLVESELIYQRQAPPKASYIFKHALVQDAAYGSLLRSRRQRIHADIAQALEQGIEGEECPPAVIAHHFDEAGLAKLAAGYWLAASELALSQSAPTEAERDASSGLALIPRVAETPERDALELGLLVARANALVPLKSISAPETFAAFTAAKRLLDKGVGTDLQRGSVLFGLCSATTLRAQMPAALDLARQITEVAERQDDPTYQLVAYRMLGTNQYYAGQNREALRSLQKGRKYRDPRKQRVLSYRFGWDPSLAVLCFEVLVRLSLGLLDSAAKISQRVRTEVSDHRHATTVASVEFCAGTWPKAVLADFEALERDSAQLAAYCTDNKVEQIRLLATFHRAYAHAMREPTKENVAAQRAALNAVRSAGGFIGSSLLISNLAEVSLAAGDFARAEADLNDGFAFVEQSGERYWLADLHRLSGQLALKRRDPDWQGAESCFVKAIEIARDQEARLLELRAATDLARLWRNAKPDSDSGALLTPILATIEGGEQTRDVSSARALLA, translated from the coding sequence ATGGACGTCGGGACGTGGCTGCGCGGTCTCGGCCTGGGTCAGTACGAAACCGCTTTCCGTGACAGCGACATCGACGCGGGCGTTCTGACGGAACTGACCGATCAGCATCTTAGAGACTTAGGTATTTCACTCGGGCACAGATTGAAAATCCTGCGCGCGATCCGCGAGCTTGCGGCCGCAGAGCCGAAGCCGCAAGACGCGGCCGATCGACGTCAGCTGACCGTGATGTTCTGCGATCTCGTGGATTCGACGGCGCTGACGGCAGGGCTCGATCCGGAGGACGTGAGCGATCTGATCCGCGCCTTCCGGGGCGCCGTCGTGGCGTCGGTGACGCGCTACGATGGCCATATCGCCAGGTGGATGGGGGACGGAGCGACCGTCTACTTTGGCTATCCCCGCGCACACGAAGACGACGCCGAACGTGCAGCGCGCGCGAGCCTCGCATTGCTCGAAGCCGTCGCAAGGCTTCGGCACGATCGCGGTATCGCGCTGGAAGTCCGCGTCGGCATTTCGACCGGGTTGGTCATTGTGGGTGAACTCATCGGCGAGGGCGAGGCGCGTGAGCGAGGCGTGATCGGGGAAACGCCGAATCTCGCCGCGCGATTGCAGGCGCTGGCCGAGCCAGGCAGCGTGCTGATTTCTGAATCGACGCGACGGTTGCTCGGCAAGTCGTTCGAGCTGAAGGCCCACGGGCTGCAGCAGCTAAAGGGTTTCAAGGCGCCGGTTCCGGCCTGGTCGGTCGTGCGCGAAATGGAGAACGTCAGCCGGTTCGAGGCGTCGCGTTCGGGGACGATGACCCCCTTCGTTGGCCGCGAGCAGGAGATCGCGCTGCTCATGGACTGCTGGCGCGAGGCCACCAAGGGTAACGGCCAAGTCGCGCTGCTGTCGGGTGAAGCTGGAATCGGGAAGTCCCGCATTTTGGCGGCAGTGCGCGAGCGCATCGGTGACGAGCGACACCTCACGCTGCGCTATCAGTGCTCGGCGCATCACATCAACGACGCGTTCTTTCCCGTCATCGGTCAGATCTGGCGCGCGGCCGGTTTCGTTAGCGGTGAGCCAGCCGACGCCCGGCTGCAAAAACTGGAGACCATGATCGCCAGCGTCGGCCTCGAAAGCAGTGAAATCGCACCCTACCTCGCATTGCCGCTGTCGATCCCGACCGAAGGACGCTATCCGCCGCTCGAAATGGCTCCCGCCGAGGTGAAAGAGCGGACAATCGCCGCGATGATCGCACTGGTGGATGAATTGGCGAAAGCGGTGCCGCTGCTGATGCTGGTTGAGGACGTGCATTGGATTGACCCCACGTCGCTCGATCTCGTCGGCCGGATGGTCGAAAAGGCGCAACATCTCCCCCTGTTGGTGGTCATGACGTTTCGGCCGGAGTTCACCCCACCCTGGGTCGGACGTGGGCATGTCGCCATGCTCTCGCTCAACCGGTTCTCGCGAGGCGAGGCCGTAACGATGATTGACCGGATCACATCAGGAAGGATGCTGCCTGCCGAAGTGCTCGATCAGATCCTGGCGAAGACCGACGGCGTTCCGCTCTTCATGGAGGAGTTGACCAAGAGCGTCGTCGAGTCCGGCCTCCTGCGTGAAGACAAGGGTGCCTACGTGCTGGCTGCCGCGCTGACGCCGCTGGCGATACCTTCGACCTTGCACGATTCATTGACCGCACGGCTGGATCGCCTTTCCCCGATCAGGGAGATCGCTCAAATCGCGGCGGCAATCGGACGCGAGTTCTCGCGGAGCCTGTTGGAAGCGGTATCGCCGATCAGAGGGCAGCTGCTGGACGATGCCCTGCGCCAGCTCGTGGAATCGGAGCTGATCTATCAGCGCCAGGCGCCGCCCAAGGCAAGTTATATCTTCAAACATGCCCTGGTGCAGGATGCGGCCTATGGCTCGCTGTTGCGTAGCCGGCGGCAGCGCATTCATGCCGATATCGCCCAGGCACTGGAGCAAGGCATCGAAGGCGAGGAGTGCCCGCCCGCCGTTATCGCTCATCATTTCGACGAGGCAGGTCTCGCCAAATTGGCCGCGGGCTATTGGCTGGCAGCGTCGGAACTGGCGCTATCGCAATCGGCCCCGACGGAAGCCGAACGTGACGCCAGCTCTGGCTTGGCGTTGATCCCGCGGGTGGCCGAGACACCGGAACGCGATGCTCTCGAACTCGGCCTGCTGGTAGCCCGCGCCAATGCACTGGTCCCCCTCAAGAGCATTTCCGCGCCAGAGACATTCGCGGCCTTTACTGCCGCAAAACGGTTGCTGGACAAGGGCGTCGGTACTGATTTGCAGCGCGGCTCCGTGCTGTTCGGCCTTTGCTCGGCCACCACGCTGAGGGCGCAAATGCCAGCGGCCCTCGACCTGGCCCGCCAGATTACCGAAGTCGCCGAACGGCAGGACGATCCCACCTACCAGCTCGTCGCTTACCGCATGCTCGGCACCAATCAGTACTATGCCGGGCAGAACCGTGAGGCGCTCAGGAGCCTGCAGAAGGGCAGGAAATACCGCGACCCGCGCAAGCAAAGAGTCCTTAGCTATCGGTTCGGATGGGATCCCAGTCTTGCTGTTCTCTGTTTCGAGGTGTTGGTGCGGCTATCGCTCGGCCTTCTCGACAGCGCAGCCAAAATCAGTCAGCGGGTTCGAACCGAGGTCTCGGACCACCGGCATGCCACCACGGTCGCATCGGTTGAATTTTGCGCCGGCACCTGGCCCAAGGCCGTGTTGGCCGATTTTGAAGCCTTGGAACGCGATAGCGCTCAGCTCGCCGCTTATTGCACTGACAACAAGGTGGAGCAGATCCGCCTGTTGGCTACCTTCCATCGCGCCTATGCCCACGCCATGCGTGAGCCGACCAAGGAAAACGTTGCGGCCCAGCGCGCCGCGCTGAACGCGGTGCGGTCTGCAGGCGGCTTTATCGGCAGTTCCCTCCTCATATCCAACCTCGCCGAGGTATCGCTGGCGGCGGGAGATTTCGCCAGAGCCGAAGCGGACCTGAACGACGGATTCGCCTTCGTCGAGCAATCTGGCGAGCGCTACTGGCTTGCCGATTTGCACCGCTTGAGCGGACAGCTCGCGCTCAAGCGGCGAGATCCGGATTGGCAGGGCGCCGAATCCTGCTTCGTGAAAGCGATCGAGATTGCCCGAGATCAGGAAGCGCGCTTGCTTGAATTGCGCGCTGCGACCGATCTCGCCCGGCTGTGGCGCAACGCAAAGCCAGATAGCGATTCCGGCGCGCTGCTGACGCCGATCCTTGCCACGATCGAGGGCGGCGAGCAAACGCGCGACGTGAGCTCTGCGCGCGCCTTGCTCGCATAG
- a CDS encoding PRC-barrel domain-containing protein, with protein sequence MMMDEKETVNLIGSDKVEGTAVFGADDSKIGSIERVMIDKVSGRVSYAVLGFGGILGLGNDHYPLPWQSLKYETRLGGYVTGLTEQQLRGAPKYADEREWNWSDAQGNRALNAYYGVPIA encoded by the coding sequence ATGATGATGGACGAAAAGGAAACCGTCAATCTCATAGGTAGCGACAAGGTCGAAGGCACAGCCGTGTTTGGCGCCGACGACAGCAAGATCGGTTCGATCGAGCGGGTCATGATCGACAAGGTATCGGGGAGGGTTTCTTACGCGGTGCTCGGCTTCGGCGGCATCCTCGGCCTCGGCAACGACCACTACCCGCTGCCATGGCAATCATTGAAGTACGAGACCCGTCTCGGCGGCTACGTCACTGGATTGACCGAGCAGCAGCTTCGCGGCGCGCCGAAATACGCTGACGAGCGCGAATGGAATTGGAGCGACGCGCAAGGCAACCGCGCGCTCAACGCCTATTACGGCGTGCCGATCGCCTGA
- a CDS encoding phosphatase PAP2 family protein, translated as MALMTIHPTAADIAIANYIAAHTNPPAEETAEAVTWGGDEHVLCALTITFWIWTRASEQRRRARRTADHVLLTTLVASALPHLLKAAFDQRRPDRLTVRGHWRGIPFSGREMDAFPSGHAVHIGALASAASELPPRQRNLVWLAGAGLVATRIVLLAHWTTDVLAGLAIGALAERALRRLTGYGRPSQGS; from the coding sequence ATGGCATTGATGACGATTCACCCGACGGCGGCCGACATCGCGATTGCGAACTACATTGCGGCCCACACCAATCCACCCGCGGAGGAAACCGCCGAGGCCGTCACCTGGGGTGGCGACGAGCACGTGCTGTGCGCACTGACGATCACCTTCTGGATCTGGACGCGCGCAAGCGAGCAGCGTCGGCGGGCCCGGCGCACCGCCGACCACGTGCTCCTGACGACGCTCGTCGCCTCCGCGCTGCCGCACCTGCTCAAGGCCGCATTCGATCAGCGCCGGCCCGACCGACTGACCGTCCGCGGACACTGGCGGGGCATACCGTTCTCCGGCCGGGAGATGGATGCCTTTCCGTCCGGTCACGCGGTTCATATCGGGGCGCTGGCTTCGGCGGCATCGGAACTGCCGCCGCGGCAACGGAACCTGGTCTGGCTCGCGGGCGCGGGTCTCGTGGCCACCCGGATCGTGTTGCTCGCGCACTGGACGACCGACGTCCTGGCCGGCCTTGCGATCGGGGCCCTGGCCGAGCGCGCGTTGCGGCGCCTGACCGGCTATGGGCGACCGTCCCAAGGCAGCTGA
- a CDS encoding SagB family peptide dehydrogenase: MGSERQIRSTRKRATARPTLSVRLNDRVTLEGDVDGNIAVSVEGFREELGRFSTAAAKRAAALRSGIPLSELSKSRSAAGKEIGVLAQRLARRGLVEYGLRRARGGDLVAIEPQGPDYWPKLPKLGLSDTVALSRFAYLRRRGHDMVLESPRAGALFRIGDPAIAGFLAALAVPQKVREVRRRKDFPGDALLALLLDAGMLLKLDAGGDDGRRTSEGDPHLVLWDFHDLLFHTHSTEGRQANPLGGVYSFADLIRPPPAVRPSWPGKKIALGGIPDAEAEPSSAYARLVHARESIRDFDDARPITLAELGELLARTARVQSKWTAALDFEGGGPEVDFTTRPYPSAGSAYELELYLTVVQCEGLARGFYHYDADQHALVAIEARPDVLEAMLQSAQFAMDAAAPPQILVTIAARFERISWKYRAIAYSLILKDVGVLTHALYMAAADMGLGGCAIGASNIELFVKATGIPFHVEGPVGQFALGRGAPPT, encoded by the coding sequence ATGGGTAGCGAACGTCAAATCCGCTCCACTAGGAAGCGAGCAACCGCGCGCCCCACTCTTTCCGTTCGCCTGAACGACCGCGTCACGCTCGAAGGCGATGTCGACGGCAACATCGCCGTGAGCGTCGAGGGCTTTCGCGAGGAGCTCGGCCGGTTCAGCACCGCGGCGGCAAAGCGCGCCGCGGCGCTGCGGTCGGGCATTCCGCTTTCCGAGCTGTCGAAGTCGCGAAGCGCGGCCGGCAAGGAGATCGGCGTCCTGGCGCAGCGGCTGGCGCGCCGCGGCCTCGTCGAATATGGGCTGCGGCGCGCGCGCGGCGGCGATCTCGTCGCCATCGAGCCGCAGGGGCCGGACTACTGGCCGAAATTGCCGAAGCTCGGCCTTTCCGACACGGTCGCACTGTCGCGCTTTGCGTATCTGCGCCGGCGCGGCCACGACATGGTGCTGGAATCGCCGCGCGCCGGCGCGCTGTTTCGGATCGGCGATCCCGCGATCGCGGGGTTCCTCGCCGCGCTCGCCGTGCCGCAGAAAGTCAGGGAGGTGCGGCGGCGCAAGGACTTTCCTGGCGACGCGCTGCTCGCGCTGCTGCTCGATGCAGGCATGCTGTTGAAGCTCGACGCCGGCGGCGACGACGGGCGCCGCACCAGCGAAGGCGACCCGCACCTCGTACTCTGGGATTTCCACGACTTGCTGTTTCACACCCACTCGACCGAGGGCCGGCAGGCCAATCCACTCGGTGGCGTCTACTCATTTGCCGACCTCATCAGGCCGCCGCCGGCGGTCCGGCCGTCATGGCCCGGCAAGAAGATCGCTCTCGGCGGAATTCCGGATGCGGAAGCGGAGCCGAGTTCAGCCTATGCCCGGCTCGTGCACGCGCGCGAGTCGATCCGCGATTTCGACGATGCGCGGCCGATCACGCTCGCCGAGCTCGGCGAGCTGCTCGCCCGCACCGCGCGCGTGCAGTCGAAATGGACTGCCGCGCTCGATTTCGAGGGCGGTGGGCCGGAGGTCGACTTCACTACCCGCCCTTATCCGTCCGCCGGCAGCGCCTATGAGCTCGAGCTTTATCTGACGGTCGTCCAGTGCGAGGGCCTCGCACGTGGCTTCTATCACTACGATGCCGATCAGCATGCGCTGGTCGCGATCGAGGCGCGGCCGGATGTCCTGGAGGCGATGCTGCAAAGCGCGCAGTTCGCGATGGACGCGGCTGCCCCGCCGCAGATCCTGGTCACGATCGCCGCGCGCTTCGAGCGGATATCCTGGAAGTACCGCGCTATCGCCTATTCGCTGATCCTGAAAGATGTCGGCGTGCTGACGCACGCGCTCTACATGGCTGCCGCCGACATGGGACTTGGCGGCTGTGCCATCGGCGCCAGCAATATCGAGCTGTTCGTGAAAGCGACCGGCATCCCGTTTCACGTCGAAGGCCCGGTCGGCCAGTTCGCGCTCGGCCGCGGCGCGCCGCCGACTTAG
- a CDS encoding TOMM precursor leader peptide-binding protein, producing the protein MTSQRKSKPRNNGKPAKPRSTARRAAKDVLQFAPNFTAYLVPPESVCLYSEDRKFFLHGTLYCALAAAIGKGGRTVAEIVRELSRKFPADKVEEALRRLIERHYVVSALPSTDGTVAGYWASLGLPPEVAERNLGDCRVLVESIDVKGAAQLTAALKDLGVNIVKRAPDLTVTLVNDYLEHQLADLNTQRVSSKTRWLLAQPSGVFPLVGPLFSPGETACWTCLFDRMIRNREIKGFLARGPAEAVAVSPLARNTLGQTAIQFAAVEIAKAIASGFRTDLRDHIASFDLMGATIAKHYVAHRPQCLTCGSKKLQNPRRAPQPIEIGPGSKLIMTSGGYRSVSSRTTVSRFRKHVSPLTGVVTRLERIEADLPMNTNYFAQHNFSAPATSIDQLRSGLSGGSFGKGSTAEQAEASALMEAIERYSGIFQGDEIRVTRRFTDFAPGEAILPNDVQLFSEGQFRNRHSHPADGSHPAPDPLDPSAKTEWSPAWSLRDKRFVHLPTGLLYFFYRDFHTDSNGCAAGNTLAEAIVQGFLELVERDAYAIWWYNRLRCAEVDLDTFDDFYVRDVKAQFADAGRKLWVLDVTLDLGIPTYVAIMHWTKDGRENIEFGSGAHFDRRIALLRSLTELSQFLSIGLMGGGSGDKSSLDGVTPLRLENYPFLLPASGTVARPALGMNVPLDSAREQVDACVEVARRAGHDFIVLDQTRPDVGVPVARVLVPGLRHFYQRFGPGRLYDVPVKLGLLDRPLQESELTPFLPHT; encoded by the coding sequence ATGACTAGCCAGCGCAAGAGCAAGCCGCGAAACAACGGTAAGCCAGCCAAACCGCGCAGCACCGCGCGGCGCGCGGCCAAGGATGTGCTGCAGTTCGCGCCGAATTTTACCGCCTATCTGGTGCCGCCCGAGAGCGTCTGCCTTTACTCCGAGGATCGAAAGTTCTTCCTCCATGGCACGCTTTACTGTGCGCTCGCCGCGGCCATCGGCAAGGGCGGCCGAACCGTGGCGGAAATCGTGCGCGAGCTGTCACGGAAATTTCCCGCCGACAAGGTCGAAGAAGCGCTCAGGCGGCTGATCGAGCGCCATTACGTCGTTTCGGCACTTCCCTCTACCGACGGCACCGTCGCGGGCTATTGGGCAAGCCTCGGTCTGCCGCCTGAAGTAGCCGAGCGCAATCTGGGCGATTGCCGCGTGCTCGTCGAATCGATCGACGTGAAGGGCGCGGCGCAGTTGACGGCGGCGCTGAAGGACCTCGGCGTCAATATCGTCAAGCGCGCGCCCGACCTGACCGTGACGCTGGTCAACGACTATCTGGAACACCAGCTCGCCGATTTGAACACCCAGCGGGTATCGAGCAAAACGCGCTGGCTGCTCGCGCAACCCTCCGGCGTCTTCCCACTGGTCGGTCCGCTGTTCAGTCCGGGAGAAACCGCCTGCTGGACCTGCCTGTTCGACCGCATGATCCGCAACCGCGAGATCAAGGGCTTTCTTGCGCGCGGCCCAGCCGAAGCCGTTGCCGTCTCACCGCTTGCCCGCAACACGCTCGGACAAACCGCGATCCAGTTCGCCGCGGTCGAAATCGCCAAGGCGATCGCGTCCGGATTCCGCACCGATCTGCGCGATCACATCGCAAGCTTCGACTTGATGGGTGCCACGATCGCCAAGCACTATGTGGCGCATCGCCCGCAATGCCTGACCTGCGGCAGCAAGAAGCTGCAGAATCCGCGCCGAGCGCCGCAGCCGATCGAAATCGGCCCCGGCTCCAAACTGATCATGACGAGTGGCGGCTACCGCTCGGTGTCATCGCGCACCACCGTCTCGCGCTTCCGCAAGCATGTCAGCCCGCTCACCGGCGTGGTGACCCGGCTCGAGCGTATCGAGGCCGACCTGCCGATGAACACGAATTACTTCGCGCAGCATAATTTTTCGGCGCCCGCCACGAGCATCGATCAGCTTCGGTCGGGATTGAGCGGCGGCAGCTTCGGCAAGGGCTCGACCGCCGAGCAGGCCGAGGCCAGCGCGCTGATGGAGGCGATCGAGCGCTATTCCGGAATCTTCCAGGGCGACGAGATCAGGGTGACGCGGCGCTTCACTGACTTCGCGCCGGGCGAAGCGATCCTTCCCAACGACGTCCAGCTCTTCAGCGAGGGGCAGTTCCGCAACCGGCACTCTCACCCGGCGGACGGCTCGCACCCCGCCCCCGATCCGCTCGATCCCTCCGCGAAGACCGAGTGGTCTCCGGCCTGGTCGCTGCGCGACAAGCGCTTCGTCCATCTGCCGACCGGGCTGCTCTATTTCTTCTATCGGGATTTCCACACCGACTCCAACGGCTGCGCCGCCGGCAACACGCTAGCGGAAGCCATCGTGCAGGGCTTTCTCGAGCTCGTCGAACGCGATGCCTATGCGATCTGGTGGTACAACCGCCTGCGCTGTGCCGAGGTCGATCTCGACACGTTCGACGACTTCTATGTCCGCGACGTCAAGGCGCAGTTCGCGGATGCCGGTCGCAAGCTCTGGGTGCTCGACGTCACCTTGGATCTCGGCATACCCACCTACGTCGCGATCATGCACTGGACGAAGGACGGCAGGGAGAATATCGAATTCGGCTCCGGCGCGCATTTCGATCGTCGCATCGCGCTGCTGCGGTCGCTGACCGAGCTGTCGCAATTCCTGTCGATCGGCCTGATGGGCGGCGGCAGCGGCGACAAGTCGAGCCTCGACGGGGTCACGCCGTTGCGGCTGGAGAACTACCCGTTCCTGCTGCCGGCAAGCGGCACGGTTGCGAGGCCCGCACTCGGCATGAATGTCCCGCTCGACAGCGCGCGCGAGCAGGTCGATGCCTGCGTCGAGGTCGCCCGCCGCGCCGGCCATGACTTCATCGTGCTCGACCAGACCCGCCCCGATGTCGGCGTGCCGGTCGCGCGCGTCCTCGTGCCCGGCCTGCGTCACTTCTATCAGCGCTTCGGCCCCGGCCGGCTCTATGACGTGCCGGTCAAGCTCGGCCTGCTCGATCGCCCATTGCAGGAAAGCGAGCTTACGCCCTTCCTTCCCCACACCTGA
- a CDS encoding tetratricopeptide repeat protein, with amino-acid sequence MHDRQALQLGRKMLVGIRRHCVAVAVLTADLLVTPCFASDPLGTAGPIRSFGSGSCNVSYAARMRGECDPPAIASTLPPGRRSQERVERARLLISVLRVDQAVNELDTAIAEDPLNGSALVLRARLKMPGRLDEAERDVNRALQIDPANSNALATRAFIVPGEKNSLGLRDATRALDIDPKNADALWIRSTIFVRMGRLDAAERDLDSALELEPDEPRTLLSRAEIRMRVGKTEDAGRDATAVLALRRFDKGALQIRAVVHARSGDYAGALDDLNVVLGKPADRSGVAPIRPDLVNLYVQRALALARTGKPVEAKQDLDAIVTVGGVRAILQMQLYLRSHGFPDVNLDGKRSDQLDEALQACFINDACGRGITIRG; translated from the coding sequence ATGCATGATCGACAAGCGCTGCAACTAGGCCGAAAAATGCTGGTCGGAATCCGCCGTCATTGCGTTGCCGTTGCCGTCCTGACCGCGGACCTGCTGGTCACGCCCTGCTTTGCATCCGATCCTTTGGGGACTGCCGGCCCTATCCGTTCGTTCGGAAGCGGATCATGCAATGTCAGCTATGCAGCCCGGATGAGAGGCGAATGTGATCCGCCGGCGATCGCTTCAACTCTGCCGCCCGGACGCCGCTCGCAAGAGCGTGTCGAACGAGCCCGGCTGTTGATTTCCGTTCTGCGGGTTGACCAGGCTGTCAATGAGCTGGATACGGCGATTGCCGAGGATCCGCTCAATGGCTCTGCGCTTGTCTTGCGCGCTCGTTTAAAAATGCCCGGCAGGCTCGACGAGGCCGAAAGGGACGTCAATCGCGCGCTTCAGATCGATCCGGCGAATTCCAACGCATTGGCCACGCGGGCTTTCATTGTTCCGGGCGAGAAAAATTCGCTCGGGCTTCGCGACGCCACCAGGGCGCTGGATATCGATCCAAAGAACGCAGACGCACTTTGGATCCGCTCCACGATCTTCGTTCGCATGGGCAGGCTCGACGCCGCGGAGCGCGACCTCGATTCCGCGCTCGAACTCGAGCCCGATGAACCCAGAACCTTGCTGTCGCGTGCGGAGATTCGCATGCGCGTCGGCAAGACCGAAGACGCCGGGCGTGACGCAACTGCGGTGCTTGCCCTGCGTCGTTTCGACAAAGGCGCCCTCCAGATCCGGGCAGTCGTTCACGCACGCTCCGGCGATTATGCCGGCGCGCTGGATGATCTGAATGTCGTTCTCGGGAAACCGGCAGATCGATCCGGTGTCGCTCCGATCCGACCGGACCTAGTCAATCTGTATGTTCAGCGCGCGCTTGCACTAGCCCGAACCGGGAAACCTGTGGAAGCAAAGCAGGACTTGGATGCGATCGTCACGGTCGGAGGTGTTCGCGCCATTTTGCAGATGCAGCTTTATCTGCGAAGCCACGGATTTCCCGACGTAAATCTCGATGGCAAGCGGTCAGATCAGCTCGATGAAGCGCTTCAGGCTTGCTTTATCAACGATGCATGTGGTCGCGGCATTACGATCAGGGGCTAG
- a CDS encoding tetratricopeptide repeat protein yields MMVVIAGFSGAGLEVTAASDECSLSQVETRPEAAIEPCSKIIADKATSPADRGYALYIRGRAYHNTKCFDLAGRDYDAAIPLTPTNEELFVSRANIAFRAKRYQEGVSFLQDALALNPSNGHALRTLGALNGDMGNLDEAERYYAMALTSDPNDAYALFFRSKNNAKRRQFDEALKDADALVAIAPDAINRQGFLDGRGDHVDFHILALKNRADIYDALGRPDRAEQDLNAAVTYSRSPASLSARGVFLAGKPGREKEALADLGEAIALGSVDTDTFYAKGVLHAQLNQMDEALAVFDRVLAIYPDFAGGLHMRARIHRELDQTELAVTDMAHAVTISRSMLEATMPALRNAGYWRSDDDPSALTPAFEDAIRACMIDKRCN; encoded by the coding sequence ATGATGGTTGTCATCGCGGGTTTTTCGGGCGCTGGCCTTGAGGTGACCGCTGCGAGTGATGAATGTTCGCTTTCGCAAGTCGAGACCCGTCCAGAGGCAGCGATCGAACCGTGCTCGAAAATCATCGCGGACAAGGCAACCTCGCCTGCCGATCGCGGATATGCCTTGTACATCCGCGGCAGAGCTTATCACAACACCAAGTGCTTTGATCTCGCCGGGAGGGATTACGACGCCGCAATCCCGTTGACGCCAACCAATGAGGAGCTGTTTGTATCCCGCGCCAACATCGCTTTTCGCGCGAAGCGCTATCAGGAGGGCGTGTCGTTTCTGCAGGACGCCCTGGCGCTGAACCCGTCCAATGGCCACGCGCTGAGGACCCTCGGGGCGCTTAACGGGGATATGGGCAATCTGGACGAGGCAGAGCGCTACTACGCGATGGCGCTGACGTCCGACCCAAACGATGCCTATGCCCTGTTCTTCCGGAGCAAGAACAACGCAAAACGCCGGCAGTTTGACGAGGCGCTGAAAGATGCCGACGCTCTGGTCGCCATCGCTCCTGATGCCATCAACCGTCAGGGGTTTCTCGATGGAAGAGGCGACCATGTGGATTTCCATATCCTGGCGCTGAAGAACCGTGCGGACATCTATGATGCGCTGGGCCGGCCTGATCGCGCCGAACAGGACCTCAATGCCGCTGTAACGTATAGCCGTTCACCAGCTTCACTGTCGGCTCGCGGGGTGTTCCTCGCCGGCAAGCCCGGCCGGGAAAAGGAAGCGCTCGCCGACCTGGGTGAAGCGATCGCGCTTGGCTCGGTCGATACTGATACGTTTTATGCGAAGGGCGTCCTGCACGCGCAACTCAACCAAATGGATGAAGCCCTGGCGGTATTCGATCGGGTCCTGGCGATTTATCCCGATTTCGCTGGCGGCTTGCATATGCGCGCCAGAATCCATCGCGAACTGGATCAAACCGAGCTCGCTGTCACGGATATGGCACATGCCGTGACGATCAGCAGATCAATGCTGGAGGCAACCATGCCGGCCCTGCGCAATGCCGGATATTGGCGATCGGATGACGACCCGTCCGCCCTGACCCCCGCTTTCGAAGACGCGATCCGGGCATGCATGATCGACAAGCGCTGCAACTAG
- a CDS encoding MgtC/SapB family protein, producing the protein MIQINILLPVSGKTAESFAVMDMMRLPLGILTGVGFIGGGAILRKGDLVTGVTTAATLWLMTVIGLCLGGGQLLLGSVATVLAVPTLRALKWVDFVMPREHRARLAVTSGTHWEVMEELPRLAQAMGYRMRFQEQRRQPGSDSSDFTFELGWRRPELTSPPLELLRAIDRRFPVKAFELTTDA; encoded by the coding sequence ATGATCCAGATCAACATCCTGCTGCCCGTCAGCGGCAAGACGGCGGAGTCCTTCGCGGTCATGGACATGATGCGGCTGCCGCTCGGCATCCTCACCGGTGTCGGCTTCATCGGCGGCGGTGCGATCCTGCGCAAAGGCGATCTCGTCACCGGCGTCACCACGGCCGCGACCCTGTGGCTGATGACGGTGATCGGGCTGTGTCTTGGCGGCGGGCAATTGCTGCTCGGCAGCGTCGCGACCGTGCTCGCCGTGCCGACGCTGCGGGCGCTGAAATGGGTCGACTTCGTCATGCCGCGCGAGCATCGCGCGCGGCTCGCGGTCACGAGCGGCACGCACTGGGAGGTCATGGAAGAATTGCCCCGGCTGGCGCAGGCGATGGGCTATCGCATGCGTTTTCAGGAGCAGCGTCGCCAGCCCGGTTCCGACAGTTCCGACTTTACATTTGAACTTGGCTGGAGACGCCCGGAACTCACCAGCCCACCGCTTGAGCTGCTGCGCGCGATCGACCGCCGCTTTCCGGTCAAAGCATTCGAGCTGACAACCGACGCCTGA